DNA from Leptospira mayottensis 200901116:
AATGAGAACGGGTTCTCCGTTACTTTCGATGGATTGAATTTTATCGCTAGTGTTTCTTTTAAGCCAATGAGTTTGAACGTCTTTTTTCGCTTTTTCCTCATCCGGGGGACCTACCAACTGTGCGTCTAACAATGTCGGTATTAAAATGAGTAAAGCAATTCTTGCTAACGCGAAGACACTTTTCATAGTCTCATTATTAACCTCTTCTTTTATATCTTGTCAATGAATTTAAAGTTGACCGTAGAGCGCTAAAACGAGAGACAAAGTTCATTGAAGCAAATCCATTTAATCAGACACTCTAAGTCGAATTGGGAAACGGGATTCAAATCCGATCACGGAAGACCTCTCTCCGAAAAAGGGAAGAAAAACGCTCGATCTCTTCGAAAATATTTAGAAAAGATAGGATTCAAAATTGATCTCTTTTTAGTTTCAGATTCCAAAAGAACTGTGGATACTTATAAGATTATAACTAAAGATCGAGTTCTGTCCTCTGAAACGAAAATCACAGAAAAATTATATGAATCGGATAGCGAAGATATTCTAACAATGATCAGAAAGTTAAATTTAAGATTCAAGAATGTGGCTTTACTAGGTCATAATCCTGGAATCGAAGAAATTGCAAATCGACTCATTCGAGGCAACGAGGACCTATCACTTTTTGAATCCATGTTTTTTAAATTTCCTACGTCGGGTTTTCTCAGTATACAAATTGAAACCGAATCTTGGGAAGAATTAGGCAAAGTTCCGGGAAAAATAATTCGATTCTGGATACCCGAATGAACGAGATGGATTCGGATATTTTACATCCTTGTTTTAGTCGAGAGGAGATCTCTCAAAAAGTAAAATTCCTAGCTTCCGAGATAACAAAGGATTATAAAAAGTTAAATCCGATTCTCATCTGTGTATTAAAAGGTGGAGTGTACTTTTTTACGGATTTAACAAAAGCGATTCCCTTTTCAGTAGAAATCGATTTCATTCAAGCAAGGTCTTATTCCGGAACTTCTTCAACCGGAAATATCGATTTGTTAAAAGATATCGACACAGACCTTTCCAATCGTCATGTGATTCTTGTAGAAGACATTTTAGATACGGGTTTCACTCTTCAATATCTTATACGACATATCTTTACCCGTAATCCTGCAAGTTTGGAAATCGTAACCCTTCTTTTAAAAGAAAGAAAGAGTATTTTAGAATTCCCTGTAAAGTATGTGGGTTGGAGAATTTCGGACGAGTTCGTTGTGGGTTATGGTATGGATTTCGACGGAAAATACAGAAACCTGCCAGACATTCATGTTTTGGAAACTGGGTAATTTTCCGTTTAAGACTTTTTTACTATACCTTGAATTTGAAAGAAACAATTCATTTTTTCAAGAATTGTTTTTTTATGAACAATGTCGTTTTAAAATTTCGAATTACCCCTCCTGTTTCTTTTTATGCGCCGGTTTTTGTCAGATCGATAAAAAAAATGTTTTTTACTTTAAGAATCTTTCGCACCTTAGCATGCAGAGCGATTTATAAGGAGACCGAATACTTGTCGTGAAAATTAAAACGCGGTAAGGAATAAAGTTTAGGACAAACCATAAATGGAGCATCAATCACTCTCCCTTTTAAATGATATAGCCTTGAGTATCATCTTTGCTACATTTTTCTCCCATATAGCCAGGATTACGAAACAACCTTTGATTTTGGGTTATGTAGCAGGAGGACTTTTGCTTGGGCCGAATCTTGGTTTAAGTCTTGTGGTTAACGAAGAGAGCATTGAGTTGATTTCCGAGATTGGATTGATTCTTCTCTTATTCATCATCGGTCTTGAAATTGATTTAAAAGAACTAGCGCGCATGGGAAAGTCGATGTTCATTCTTGGGGTTGTCCAGTTTGTGTTTTGCGTGTTGTTCGGGCTTTTATTTTTCAGGGAAATTCTTTCTAACTTCAGCGGTAAGTTCGATCTTTTATATTTCTCTATCGCGCTGGCCATCAGTTCCACGATGATCGTGGTCAAACTACTGCACGATAAATTCGAAGTGAGTACGATTGCAGGTCGTCTTACAATCGGAGTATTGGTTCTACAGGATATTTGGGCGATCATCTTTATGGGTATTCAGCCGAGTCTTCAAGATCCTCAGATTTTAAAGATTGTGAGTTCGCTTGGAGTCGGTTCGATATTAGTCTGTGTTTCATTTTTAATCAGTAGATTCTTTTTATCCAGGTTGTTTCAAGCGGCGGCTTCCAAACCAGAGCTTATCTTGATCACTTCAATCGCTTGGTGTTTCTTGCTTTGCGGTTTTGCAGAAAAGGCTGGTCTATCCAAGGAGATGGGAGCCCTGATTGCGGGAATTAGTATCGCGGCATTTCCTTACGGAGCCGACGTTATCGCAAAACTTTCGGGGATTAGAGACTTTTTTATCACTCTCTTTTTCGTTGCACTTGGAATGAAAATTCCAATTCCTTCGATTCAAATTATCAGTGTTTCTTTAATAGCGGTAGTGTTCGTAATTTTTAGTAGAGTCCTCACCGTTGCAACTCCAGTTTATTTTTCTGGCAGAGGACTTAGAGCCGGAATTGTGACCGGTTTAAACTTGGCTCAAATCAGTGAGTTTTCTCTTGTGATCCTTTCATTAGGAATGGGTTACGGCCATATCAGTAAAGAATTGGAATCTACGGTTTTGACTTCGATGATTCTTGCATCGGTAGTTTCTACTTATATCATTTTTTTCAATGATCCAATTTCAAGATTTGTTTTAAAGCTATTGGGAATGGTCGGTCTAAAAGAAGAAGAAAGAACCGAATCCTATACTGACGGTCGGCCGAAAAGAGACATCGTTATTCTTGGTTATTTTAGAATTGCACAAAGTCTTTTAGAGGAAATAGAACGTGAAAAACCGGAATGGCTCAATCGAATTTTGATCGTGGACTTTAATCCTGTCTTTCGTCGTTTTCTGGAAGCGAAAGGGATTCGTTGGGCTTACGGCGATCTCGCAAACCCAGAAACTTTGCATCATCTTGGAATCGAAGATGCAAGATATGTAATTTGTACAATCTCTGATATGATTCTCAAAGGGACAACTAATCGTAGACTTTTAGAATCAATCAAAGGAATTTGTCACCACACACAACCTTCTATCATTCTTACTACCGACGATGTACAAGAAGCAGAAGTTCTTATCGAAAGTGGTGCCGCTCACGTGATCGTACCGGGAAGAATTAGTGGAATGTCTCTTTTTAAAGAAATGAAGACGATCGTAGATCATTCTAAAAACGGTATTACAAACGTTCGGCTTAAATCGAAGAAGAAACAAGTTGTTTCCAAGTCTAAAGTTAGAATAAAGTAAATAAATTGATTCGTTCACCATGCAATAAAATCTGTGTAATGGACTTTGAGTCCGGTTATTGTCAAGGATGCTTTAGAACCATTGATGAAATTGGAAACTGGTCTCGTTATTCCGATTTTGAAAGAGAGAATCTATTCTTGAAGTTGAAAGTCCGCAAAGAAGAGGTCTTTTCTAAAGGACCACGTAAAAGTAATTTATAATACTCTAAATCTTTGTTTCAAAACAGAATGAAGTGTTCTCGATCTTCATTTTTTACTCTTTTTACGAAAGTATTACGGTTTCTAGATAGCAAAAACAATCTTTAACTATACTTACGGTTATTGCATTCAATTCATACGATGCCCATCAACTTGAAATCTTAGAATAAAACATGGAAACTCTCACAAATTACGCCTCTTTAATATGATAGCTTATGGGGCTTCCGAACAAATTTTATAATTTTTAAATTCTCGTTGGAGTTCTTACATTCCGAGGTTTTGGAACAGACTCTAAAGTCACGTAAGTTCGGTGTAAGAAAATCAGAATTTGTCTCAAACTCTCAAATGCCGAAATTCCCACGAAATTAGAACCGCAATCATTCATTAGCTCGACATTGCCAGTCAATGTGGAAACCCACAGTTACGAAAAGCGTTTAAAACCGCAAAAAGAACGTAAAGAAATGTAATTTGTAAAAACTCCTGCGAAAAACTTTTAGGATAGACTTTTATAAACCTCTAAAATTTCTAAAGCCGCTTTTTCCCAAGAAAATCTGGCGGAGTTTTTTTTACCTTTTATGATCAAGTTTTTTACGGTGTTTCGATCTTTTGAAAAATCTCTCAAAAAACTTTGCAATTCTTCCGGTTTATTCGGAGAAAAATAGTACACACTGTCTCGAAGAATTTCGGGCATGACAGTTGTATTAGAAGATATCACCGGACGGCCACAGGCTTGGGCTTCTAAAGGAGGAAATCCGAAACCTTCATACTTTGAAGGAAAGACGAAAAGCCCTGCACAAGAATAAAGGCAACGAAGTTCGTTCAAGGACAGTCTTTCCATAGGAAGAACTCGATCTTCATAACCTATAATGTCCGCTTGCAAATAGTCGGGAATTTTTCCTGAAACGCCACCTAATATCCATTTTATTTTTAGAATCTTAGAATCCCAAAGAGGTTTTAGAGCATCGAGAACAAAATTTAAATTCTTATGGCCCTTTCCAATTCCTACACTCAATAAGTAACCTTCTTTGAGTTCGTATTTTTTCAGAAATTTTTTTTTCTCCGTAGCCGTCGCAGGATAAAAAACGGATGAGTCGATTCCGTTGTGGATCACTTTCATTTCTTCTTTAGAAAAACCGAAAACGGATTCCAAATCCTTTGCCGTATATTCGGAAAC
Protein-coding regions in this window:
- a CDS encoding glycosyltransferase family 4 protein — translated: MRIQRKERQKSRALAIGLDARMIAHSGIGMRIRGLLKYLGPIAVRENLRIYLFGDVTTILNEGILCYEFSSFEKSRSETETSNHSSKKEKDFSYPVIPYHSPIYSLSEFLGHPLMGRMDLLDIPHFNAPLRYLRKSIVTIHDIIPFRIHSSFLKRIYMQVIFRLLRRFSKKIVSVSEYTAKDLESVFGFSKEEMKVIHNGIDSSVFYPATATEKKKFLKKYELKEGYLLSVGIGKGHKNLNFVLDALKPLWDSKILKIKWILGGVSGKIPDYLQADIIGYEDRVLPMERLSLNELRCLYSCAGLFVFPSKYEGFGFPPLEAQACGRPVISSNTTVMPEILRDSVYYFSPNKPEELQSFLRDFSKDRNTVKNLIIKGKKNSARFSWEKAALEILEVYKSLS
- the hpt gene encoding hypoxanthine phosphoribosyltransferase — its product is MNEMDSDILHPCFSREEISQKVKFLASEITKDYKKLNPILICVLKGGVYFFTDLTKAIPFSVEIDFIQARSYSGTSSTGNIDLLKDIDTDLSNRHVILVEDILDTGFTLQYLIRHIFTRNPASLEIVTLLLKERKSILEFPVKYVGWRISDEFVVGYGMDFDGKYRNLPDIHVLETG
- a CDS encoding DUF1289 domain-containing protein translates to MIRSPCNKICVMDFESGYCQGCFRTIDEIGNWSRYSDFERENLFLKLKVRKEEVFSKGPRKSNL
- a CDS encoding cation:proton antiporter — protein: MEHQSLSLLNDIALSIIFATFFSHIARITKQPLILGYVAGGLLLGPNLGLSLVVNEESIELISEIGLILLLFIIGLEIDLKELARMGKSMFILGVVQFVFCVLFGLLFFREILSNFSGKFDLLYFSIALAISSTMIVVKLLHDKFEVSTIAGRLTIGVLVLQDIWAIIFMGIQPSLQDPQILKIVSSLGVGSILVCVSFLISRFFLSRLFQAAASKPELILITSIAWCFLLCGFAEKAGLSKEMGALIAGISIAAFPYGADVIAKLSGIRDFFITLFFVALGMKIPIPSIQIISVSLIAVVFVIFSRVLTVATPVYFSGRGLRAGIVTGLNLAQISEFSLVILSLGMGYGHISKELESTVLTSMILASVVSTYIIFFNDPISRFVLKLLGMVGLKEEERTESYTDGRPKRDIVILGYFRIAQSLLEEIEREKPEWLNRILIVDFNPVFRRFLEAKGIRWAYGDLANPETLHHLGIEDARYVICTISDMILKGTTNRRLLESIKGICHHTQPSIILTTDDVQEAEVLIESGAAHVIVPGRISGMSLFKEMKTIVDHSKNGITNVRLKSKKKQVVSKSKVRIK
- a CDS encoding SixA phosphatase family protein, whose product is MKQIHLIRHSKSNWETGFKSDHGRPLSEKGKKNARSLRKYLEKIGFKIDLFLVSDSKRTVDTYKIITKDRVLSSETKITEKLYESDSEDILTMIRKLNLRFKNVALLGHNPGIEEIANRLIRGNEDLSLFESMFFKFPTSGFLSIQIETESWEELGKVPGKIIRFWIPE